DNA from Ignavibacteriales bacterium:
CACTGCAAATTCATAAAAGCCGAAGAATTATTTATTCCGCTTACTCTGTATCTTCCCATTCTGTGCGTGTTTGATGTATTGTTTATCCTAGCCACAAAATCATCAAATTCGCTTTGATCTCCAAAAGATATCTGGTTAAGATTTATGATGATTTCATTGCCGCTTATTGGTGCGGGACTTGTCGCTAAACGGTAAGTACTTCCTACAGGATTTCCACTTGTTGATGTAAGATTCCAGAATGCAGAACTCTCTCTTACTAATGCGGGATTTGTAAAAGCCGCAGCATTAAAGGTTAGAACAAAATCCGATGTGCCAAGATAAAGATCATTCGTTCCTGTTCTTGTCAGATATATATCAAACAAGAAGTCTGTTCCTACTACCTGCTGGTTTTCAATTGTAAGATCTGCGCTGACTTGTGCAAAAGTTAGACTGCCAAGCAATATTAGAATTAAAAATATCTTATTCATTTTCATATACTCCTGATGTGTTTACTGTTGATAGTTTATCGGTTAAAGTCGGAACCTGAGTAGTTGTGTTCCTGTTGTTCCACACAGCACTTCTATCAGCGGCATTAACGGTACCGCTTAAGTCCACATCCGTTCCATAATAACCTGAAAGATTTCTCTGATTCCAGGCATTACTTCTGTCAGCGGCATTAACTGTCCCGCTTCCGTCTATATCTGCGGTAAAGATTCCGAAGTATCCACCACCTAAATTCTTTAGTGCATTTGTTCCGTATGCTTTGGTTAAATCCGTACGCATATCATACAAAGCAGGACTAAAGTTAATCCCAACTTTATTTGCTGTCATAACCGGCAGATGATTTCTATGTTTTATCACAACAAAGTAATCACCTTCAGGAGTTGATGGAAATTTTATGTTGCTTGTTCCATCCAGATCCACCAGTGTTCCATCATTCTTAAGGAATGCTGCTCTTGTTTCAACTACTGTTGTTTCGCTGCTTCTTAGCTCAACAAGAACCCAATCAACAATGTTTTGAGGCATTGAAGCCACACTTTCTGTTCCAGTGTAGTTCCAGGGGCTTGTGTTATATGGCTGTGTAAGGGGAATCAAATTAGAAGAGTTAAGGAATGTACTCATCTGTCCGCCAACGTAAGCACCTTCAAGAAATATTCTGATGTTTGCAGAAAGTACAACCTCTATACTATCTACACTAAGCGGACTTCCGTTATCGTGAACATCGAATGCCCGAATATAGTAGTAAGCATTACCAGCAAGAGGAGAGCTATCAACAAATGTAGTGTCTGTTGTTGTAGCGATAAGAGTTAAGTCTTCAACCGCGGGTGTGTCGCTCCTGTAAATGTTATAGTTTCTAAAGTCTTGTTCTGTGTTAGCCTTCCAGCCAAGATGAATGTTGCCGCCATTTAAATTTGCGTAGAAATTATTGGGCGCAATCGGTGCAAGGTTGTCTACGCTGTGTCCGTAGATTATGTTTGATCTCCAGTATTGGTTTGGGTTTGATGTTCTTGCGGTAATGCGGAAGTAATAGGTTCCGCTGTTGTTTGTCATAGAATCGTTTGGCGTGTTTGCTATGAATGTGTAATAAACATTTTGCATTGGCTGAACAGAACCAACCTGCGACCAGGAGAAACCATTTACTCCCGGTGGTGTACTCATTTCTACAACATACTCAGTAACAATGTTACTTTCATTTAAAGCATCATAAGCGCTTCTAACAAAATTCAAATAAACTTTTCCACCCTGATCAAAAGGAACATCCTTTACTGACATAGTTCTTGGTTTTACTGGTGGCGGAGAAGATAAATATAAATATGCTCTGCCTGACTGAAAACCTGCGGCACTATTTCCGGGTGCTCCAACAATTATATCAGAATTCCCATCACTATTTATATCGCCCACCGAAGATACAGACCAACCAAAATAATTACTATCCCCAGTACCGGTTAATACTATATCTACAACATTATTCAAAACAACTCCTCCAAAATAAATATATGTTCTCCCCGAATTTGATCCTTCGGCATCATTGTAAGAAGCCCCAACAATTATATCATCATAACCATCACCGTTCACATCACCTGCGTTGGAGACTGAGGCACCAAATTGATCAGTAGCGGCCTCACCGGTTAATATTACATCTGCTAAGTCATCCATTGCCGATCCGCCATAATAAATGTATGCTCTGCCAGCATATGTCCCAAAGGCATCATTATATGGCGCCCCAACAATTACATCTGAATAACCATCTCCGTTCACATCGCCAGCAGTGGATACAGAACTGCCAAAATAATCACCAGCAGCTTCTCCTGTTAATATTACATCTGCGACACTCTTAATAATTAGACCACCGAAATAAAGGTATGCCCTGCCAGCATCTGCTCCTCCTGCATCATTCAGTGAAGCACCAATTATTACATCATCAACTCCATCGCCATTTACATCACCTGCCGCTGAAACTGAATTACCAAAACGATCTTCAGCAGATTCACCGTTCCTAATGACATCTGCAATATTATTCATACTTAGACCTCCGAAATAAATGTATGCTCTGCCGGCATTGGTTCCACCATTATCACTAAAAGGTGAACCAACAATTATATCGCCATACCCATCGCCATTTACATCACCAGCTGCTGAGACTGAATAACCAAAATTATCTCCATCTCCAACGCCTGTTAGTATTACGTCTGCGATATTATCCATTGATGAACCCCCATAAAAAATATATGCTCTTCCCACAGTGGTTAGTGTTAAAAAATCATAACCTGGTGCTCCGACAACCACATCATCATATCCATCGCCATTTACATCTCCAGCTGTGGAGACTGAATAACCAAAACGATCCTCAGTATTTGCACCTAATAATGTTACATCAGCAACGTTATTCACTATTGTTCCACCGAAGTAAATATAAGCGGCCCCGGAATTTGTACCTCCTGCATCGTTGTAAGATGCCCCAATAATAAAATCATCATAACCATCACCATTTACATCACCAACATTTGAAACTGATGAACCAAGTTGATCATTGCTGTTGCCAGTAAAAAATTCATCGGATATATCGCGACCGGTTAAAGTATTAGTGTAAAGGTATGTTCTGCCAGCATTGCTACCATTGGTATCGTTTCTTGGTGCGCCAACAATTATATCAGCATAGCCATCTCCGTTTACATCTCCTGCAGATGAAACAGAAAATCCAAACCAATCACCTGCGGCAGTTCCTGTAAGTATAGCATCTTTAATATTATCCATTTGCTCGCCTCCAAAGTAAACATAAGCCCTTCCTGCATCTGTTCCGCCGGCATCATTTACAAAGGCTCCAATTATAATATCATCATAGCCGTCTCCATTTATATCTCCCGCCCCGGCAACAGCATTTCCAAACGCATCAAAACTTGTTTCCCCGGCAAAAGTTATGTCCGGATTATTATTGGGAACTGCCCCTCCAAAACAAATATGGGCTTCACCATTACCGCCAAATACTACATCAGAATAACCATCACCATTAACATCGCCGGCACCATCAGCATATGCACCAGAATAAATGAGATCATACGCATTGTTCATATTTGTTCCGCCAAGGTAAAGAAAGACAGAACCATCTCCGGGTGCCATAACCAGTACATCCGCAAAACCATCACCATTAACATCACCGGCAAACGATGCAAATTGTCCATATTCACCTGAACCAACATTAGGTGCAGTAGCTAATGTTACATCTGGAGTCGAATTCATTGAAGAGCCGCCGTAAAAAACATAAGCTACGCCAATATCTAAACCATAGACATCATCAAATGGAGTCCCGATTACAACATCCGCATAGCCATCGCCATTCACATCGCCTCCTCCAGCTACACTAAATGCAAAATAAT
Protein-coding regions in this window:
- a CDS encoding FG-GAP repeat protein, with protein sequence MNKHHHKLIRTLCLLFLFTITVNAQYLEQKSPVNDETKKRIDITSKANELGISTNQLQEILNSASSNSGGDPLPDAMQERFFTGQAAGDNFGYSVASAGDVNGDGYDDIIVGAPFNSSSQGKAYLFFGGSVINSIPDAVFSGSSNGAQFGFSVSSAGDVNGDGFDDIIIGAPHEDGTSGRATIIFGNSTMNTYSTLNIFNPTPDYDDYFAFSVAGGGDVNGDGYADVVIGTPFDDVYGLDIGVAYVFYGGSSMNSTPDVTLATAPNVGSGEYGQFASFAGDVNGDGFADVLVMAPGDGSVFLYLGGTNMNNAYDLIYSGAYADGAGDVNGDGYSDVVFGGNGEAHICFGGAVPNNNPDITFAGETSFDAFGNAVAGAGDINGDGYDDIIIGAFVNDAGGTDAGRAYVYFGGEQMDNIKDAILTGTAAGDWFGFSVSSAGDVNGDGYADIIVGAPRNDTNGSNAGRTYLYTNTLTGRDISDEFFTGNSNDQLGSSVSNVGDVNGDGYDDFIIGASYNDAGGTNSGAAYIYFGGTIVNNVADVTLLGANTEDRFGYSVSTAGDVNGDGYDDVVVGAPGYDFLTLTTVGRAYIFYGGSSMDNIADVILTGVGDGDNFGYSVSAAGDVNGDGYGDIIVGSPFSDNGGTNAGRAYIYFGGLSMNNIADVIRNGESAEDRFGNSVSAAGDVNGDGVDDVIIGASLNDAGGADAGRAYLYFGGLIIKSVADVILTGEAAGDYFGSSVSTAGDVNGDGYSDVIVGAPYNDAFGTYAGRAYIYYGGSAMDDLADVILTGEAATDQFGASVSNAGDVNGDGYDDIIVGASYNDAEGSNSGRTYIYFGGVVLNNVVDIVLTGTGDSNYFGWSVSSVGDINSDGNSDIIVGAPGNSAAGFQSGRAYLYLSSPPPVKPRTMSVKDVPFDQGGKVYLNFVRSAYDALNESNIVTEYVVEMSTPPGVNGFSWSQVGSVQPMQNVYYTFIANTPNDSMTNNSGTYYFRITARTSNPNQYWRSNIIYGHSVDNLAPIAPNNFYANLNGGNIHLGWKANTEQDFRNYNIYRSDTPAVEDLTLIATTTDTTFVDSSPLAGNAYYYIRAFDVHDNGSPLSVDSIEVVLSANIRIFLEGAYVGGQMSTFLNSSNLIPLTQPYNTSPWNYTGTESVASMPQNIVDWVLVELRSSETTVVETRAAFLKNDGTLVDLDGTSNIKFPSTPEGDYFVVIKHRNHLPVMTANKVGINFSPALYDMRTDLTKAYGTNALKNLGGGYFGIFTADIDGSGTVNAADRSNAWNQRNLSGYYGTDVDLSGTVNAADRSAVWNNRNTTTQVPTLTDKLSTVNTSGVYENE